From one Triticum aestivum cultivar Chinese Spring chromosome 4B, IWGSC CS RefSeq v2.1, whole genome shotgun sequence genomic stretch:
- the LOC100037594 gene encoding deoxymugineic acid synthase 1-B translates to MGAGDKTAAGMPRIGMGTAVQGPKADPIRRAVLRAIQIGYRHFDTAAHYETEAPIGEAAAEAVRSGAVASRDELFITSKLWCSDAHRDRVVPALRQTLRNLQMEYVDLYLVHWPVSMKPGRFKAPFTAEDFVPFDMRAVWEAMEECHRLGLAKAIGVANFSCKKLETLLSFATIPPTVNQVEVNPVWQQRKLREFCRGKGIQLCAYSPLGAKGTHWGSDAVMDAGVLQEIAASRGKSVAQVCLRWVYEQGDCLIVKSFDEARMRENLDVDGWELTEEERRRIAEIPQRKINLGKRYVSEHGPYKSLEELWDGEI, encoded by the exons ATGGGCGCCGGCGACAAGACGGCCGCGGGCATGCCGCGCATCGGCATGGGCACGGCGGTGCAGGGGCCCAAGGCGGACCCCATCCGCCGCGCCGTCCTCCGGGCCATCCAGATAGGGTACCGCCACTTCGACACGGCCGCGCACTACGAGACCGAGGCCCCCATCGGcgaggccgccgccgaggccgTGCGCTCCGGCGCCGTCGCCTCCCGggatgagctcttcatcacctccaagCTCTGGTGCAGCGACGCGCACCGCGACAGGGTCGTCCCCGCCCTCAGGCAGACGCTCCG GAATCTCCAGATGGAGTACGTGGACCTGTACCTTGTCCACTGGCCGGTGTCCATGAAGCCCGGGCGGTTCAAGGCCCCCTTCACGGCCGAGGACTTCGTGCCGTTCGACATGCGGGCCGtgtgggaggccatggaggagtgcCACAGGCTGGGCCTCGCCAAGGCCATCGGCGTCGCCAATTTCTCCTGCAAGAAGCTGGAGACCCTCCTCTCCTTCGCCACCATCCCTCCCACCGTCAATCAG GTGGAGGTGAACCCGGTGTGGCAGCAGAGGAAGCTGAGGGAGTTCTGCAGAGGCAAGGGCATCCAGCTGTGCGCCTACTCGCCGCTGGGAGCCAAGGGCACGCACTGGGGCAGCGACGCCGTGATGGACGCCGGCGTCCTGCAGGAGATCGCCGCGTCCAGGGGCAAGAGCGTGGCGCAGGTGTGCCTGAGGTGGGTGTACGAGCAGGGGGACTGCCTCATCGTCAAGAGCTTCGACGAGGCCCGGATGCGGGAGAACCTGGACGTGGACGGCTGGGAGCTCACGGAGGAGGAGCGCCGCCGGATCGCCGAGATCCCGCAGCGCAAGATCAACCTCGGCAAGCGATACGTGTCCGAGCACGGGCCGTACAAGTCCCTCGAGGAGCTCTGGGACGGCGAGATATGA
- the LOC123092841 gene encoding transmembrane 9 superfamily member 3-like precursor → MASPAARAASALLLLLALAVASVLSDGSDHRYKLGDPVPLYANKVGPFHNPSETYRYFDLPFCSPEKVKEKSEALGEVLNGDRLVDAPYKLDFRTDHDSKAVCPKKLTKEDVAKFRNAVAKDYYFQMYYDDLPLWGFIGKVEKGGKPDPSEWKYYLYRHIIFDILYNNDRVIEINVHTDQSALVDLTEDKEVNVDFLYTVKWKETPTPFEKRMEKYSSSSNMPHHLEVHWFSIINSCVTVLLLTGFLATILMRVLKNDFVKYAHDEEAADDQEESGWKYIHGDVFRFPKNKSLFSAALGTGTQLFALTTFIFLLALVGVFYPYNRGALFTALVVIYALTSGIAGYIATSFYCQLEGTNWVRNLLLTGCLFCGPLFLTFCFLNTVAIAYSATAALPFGTICVIVLIWTLVTFPLLVLGGIAGKNSKSEFQAPCRTTKYPREIPPLPWYRTTVPQMAMAGFLPFSAIYIELYYIFASVWGHRIYTIYSILFIVFIILLIVTAFITVALTYFQLAAEDHEWWWRSFLCGGSTGFFVYGYCLYYYYARSDMSGFMQTSFFFGYMACICYAFFLMLGMVGFRAALFFVRHIYKSIKCE, encoded by the exons ATGGCATCGCCGGCCGCGCGCGCGGCCTCGGCGCTCCTCCTCCTGCTCGCCCTCGCCGTCGCCAGCGTCCTCTCCGACGGCTCCGACCACCGCTACAAGCTCGGCGACCCCGTCCCGCTCTACGCCAACAAGGTCGGCCCCTTCCACAACCCCAG CGAGACGTACCGCTACTTCGACCTCCCTTTCTGCTCCCCGG AGAAAGTGAAGGAGAAGAGCGAGGCCCTCGGCGAGGTCCTCAATGGGGATCGGTTGGTTGATGCGCCCTACAAGCTTGATTTCCGCACCGATCACGATTCCAAGGCCGTTTGCCCCAAGAAGCTTACCAAGGAGGACGTGGCCAAGTTCCGGAACGCCGTAGCCAAGGACTACTACTTCCAGATGTACTACGATGATCTCCCACTGTGGGGTTTCATCGGTAAGGTCGAGAAGGGAGGCAAGCCTGACCCGAGCGAGTGGAAGTACTACCTCTACAGGCACATTATCTTTGACATCCTCTACAACAACGACCGTGTCATTGAGATCAATGTGCATACCGACCAGAGTGCACTGGTTGACCTGACGGAGGACAAGGAGGTTAATGTGGACTTCCTTTACACTGTCAAGTGGAAGGAGACACCTACACCGTTCGAGAAGAGGATGGAGAAGTATTCCAGCTCCTCCAACATGCCGCATCACTTGGAGGTCCATTGGTTCTCCATTATAAATTCTTGTGTTACGGTCCTTCTCCTCACAGGGTTCTTGGCAACAATCCTCATGCGAGTTCTGAAGAATGATTTTGTGAA GTATGCCCATGATGAGGAAGCAGCTGATGACCAAGAAGAGTCTGGATGGAAGTATATTCATGGTGATGTCTTCCGGTTCCCCAAGAACAAGTCATTGTTTTCGGCTGCTCTTGGCACTGGAACTCAACTCTTTGCTCT AACAACCTTTATATTCCTGCTTGCACTCGTTGGAGTATTTTACCCTTACAATCGTGGTGCCCTTTTCACTGCATTGGTCGTCATCTATGCACTCACCTCAGGAATTGCTGGTTACATTGCAACCTCTTTCTATTGCCAGCTAGAGGGAACGAACTGG GTGAGGAACTTGCTATTAACCGGATGCCTGTTTTGCGGACCTCTCTTCCTGACTTTCTGTTTCTTGAACACTGTTGCCATTGCTTATAGTGCAACAGCAGCATTGCCGTTCGGCACCATCTGTGTCATTGTGCTGATCTGGACCTTAGTCACATTCCCTCTACTAGTTTTGGGAGGCATTGCTGGTAAAAACAGCAAGAGTGAATTCCAAGCTCCTTGCCGTACCACCAAATACCCTAGGGAGATTCCTCCGCTTCCCTGGTACCGGACAACAGTTCCGCAGATGGCTATGGCTGGATTTTTGCCTTTCAGCGCTATATATATCGAGCTCTACTACATCTTTGCTAGTGTTTGGGGCCACCGAATTTACACGATCTACAGCATTCTcttcatagtcttcatcatcctcctTATCGTCACTGCCTTCATCACTGTTGCGCTGACATACTTCCAGCTTGCTGCTGAAGACCATGAGTGGTGGTGGAG GTCATTCCTATGCGGAGGATCAACTGGATTTTTCGTCTATGGCTACTGTCTGTACTACTACTATGCTCGATCGGATATGTCTGGCTTCATGCAGACCTCTTTCTTCTTTGGGTACATGGCGTGCATCTGCTATGCATTCTTCCTGATGCTGGGTATGGTGGGCTTCCGTGCCGCCCTGTTCTTTGTTCGGCACATATACAAGTCGATCAAGTGTGAGTAA